From the Odocoileus virginianus isolate 20LAN1187 ecotype Illinois chromosome 20, Ovbor_1.2, whole genome shotgun sequence genome, the window TCTGATTCTAATCTTCCTGTGTTTTAGTTCCATGTGACAGATCAGCAAACAGAGGCAGGGAGCAGGTACACCCAGAGCCTGGTACACAGCAAGCAGTTAATAAGTGGCAGTCATAATAGGAAGCAATTGAGCCTTCAAAGTGTCCCAGAGGGTGTCAGAATACCGTCTCTTTCCAGAGGCAGAAACTGAGGCATCCCTCTGTGGGAACGGGGCAGAGCCCAGGTTTAAACTCCAGTCTGATTCCAGGTGATCATTTAAGTATGTTAGCTCATGCCTTCCCATCAACCCTCTGGGGTGGATACCTGGTTGCCCCCACTTTACAGAGGGGCATGTTGAGGCCAGAGGGATTGCAGGACTTGGTTGAGGTCACACAGCCTTTCCATGAGACCAGGTTGGGGGCGGGTGATGGGAGCCAGGCCAGGCTTCTGAGGCTGCCTGGAGATCCTGACCTCCCCTCCACCCTCTGTGCCCCCCAGCTTCACGTGGAGTGACTCCCGCCTGCACCGTGGCCTGGTGACCCTGCTGACCGGTGAAATCGCCGATGCCTTCAGCCGAGAGTTCCGGACGCTGTATGCAGCCTCCTGGCCGCTCCCGCCCGCGCCCACCCTGGGTCACTTTGTTAGATCCTTGGGGAGGCTGCAGCTGGCTCACAGCCCACACCGCGTGGCCCATCGCTGCTCCGTGGCCCCCCTGTCACCGCCACCACCGCCCGATGGCTCACTGACCCAACGCCTGTCCGCCTGCCAAGTCTTCGAGGGGGACAGGCAGGAGACCCCGGCCGCGCCAGGGCCGGCTCTGAGCGACATCCTGAGGAGCGTGCAGCGCACCCGGATCCCCAGCGGCCCCCCAACCCGGCCCAGCCGCTCCCTCTGGGACCTGAGTCGCCTGTCCCAGCTGTCGGGCTCTAGTGATGGAGAAAACGAGGTGAGACTGGGTGGCGGGCCTAGAAGAGGATGGAGGCCTGTGAGGGCCCCTGCGAGGTGCCTGGTCCGGGGGGCGGGGGAAGCAAAACGGCTCCCCTGCCTTCCTAATGGCATGGTCCACTTCTGGTAtccctactgtgtgctgggcagagACCCCGAGAGCCTCCTTCTCGGACCCTCGGGGCTCTCATCAGGGACATGGGCTGAGCTACTGTCCCCTTCCTCAGTTTGCTTGGGAGGAGGAGTCAGTGTGGTGGAATGAAATAGAATAATCACCATTGTTACAATAAAGTCCCCAGATggaatttattttgatttcctgACCTCCTCCTCCCATGACAGTGAGGCGATACTCCTGTTAATGCTCAGTTGTATGGATGgaaaagctgaggcacagaggggttgagtttcacttgcccaaggtcaaagcAACGATCTTTTCTCAGGCACcttgccatgtgccaggcccCATGCCAAGCGCTTTCTCAGAGTTGATTAAATGTAACCTCTGCCACAAACCAtttgaatctgcctgcaatgcaggagacccgggttccatccctggattggaaagatcccctggagaagggcatggcaacactccagtattcttgcctggagaattccacggacagaggagcctggagggctacagtccgcggggtcgcaaagagtcggacatgactgagcgactagtaCTTTCGCTTTCACCTTGAACTGCCACAACCATTGAGGTGGATGTGATTACAGCTCTCCATGCACCCATTGCACaggtggggaaaccaaggcaccAGGGAGGAACTGGATCTCAGCCCTggttgcttcccaggtggaacatTTAAATGCTCTCTGCTAACTGGCTTTCTGGATTCGAGTGTGCTGGGTGTGTTGGGGAGGGGGCTAGAGGAGGTCAGGGGGGTCTCCCCTCCTTACTCCCAGCTGCTTAGACACTTGGCAGAGCCTGCCCCTGTTCTCTGGGGAAACCCTGGATggtgcctcagtgtcctcagctGTGACGTGGGCTGCAAGCAGGAGCCACGTGGCAGAAACCAGTGGTTTCTCCCCAGATGCAGGCAGACCTGTgccccctctgggcctcagtttccccatatgcTAAGTGGGAGCTTGAGGCCTCTCCGGAGAGAAATGAATGTCCCTGGAATCACCTCCCTCGGTCCCGATCAAGAGAAGAGGGGATGGGCAGGGGCAAGGTCCTCGTCTCTGCCCGGTCCTGAGCCGCCCTCACCTGGCATCACCTCCCTTGGCAAATATTTGCTTCCCCCACACAGCTGCCTGCTGCTTCCTGTTCCTCTCCTCACTGCAAAGCTGCACATGGGGACGCAACTCCGCACCCCCCTCTGTAGGTCtgggggtccccagcctccccaTTCACTTCCCTCCTGGTTCTGGAGACACAAAGGCCTTCTCACCTCCCCTCGAAGTTTCACACCCACCATCCCTCCACTCTCATCTCCCTGCAGcccacctcccccttcctcccctccatcctctcccCGCCACCACcgcatgctctctctctctccccaggctCTGGGACCCCCAAGAACCACCTCTCACCTCCCTGTCTTTCCCTCCACAGCTCAAGAAGTCCTGGGGCTCCAAGGACACACCAGCCAAGGCCCTGATGAGGCAACGGGGTGCTGGAGGGGCCCCTGGCGGGGAGGCAGACGCCAATCCGCTGGCCTGGTCCCAGCCCCGGGGCggccccctgcccctcacccccggCCGCCGCCTCCGCTATCTGTCCCCGACCCGGAGGAGATTTGCTGAAGATGCTGCCTCCAAACTGTCGGAACCCAGAGGCATCCGGCAGCCAGACGGGGCCACCCAGCCAGGACTCAGGGGGCAGCCCTGACCGGAGCCAAAGCCAAATGGCCCTGGCCCTGACCCAGGACGGTCAGACAACGGTCACTTAGAGCCCCCCGCCTCACTGTTGTACCTGGGACAAAGCTTGTGGCGTTGGTGTCTGGGAGGTGCCAAGGATTTCCCCCCCATTTGTTCTAGATTGCAGGCAAGCCCAGTGCCCGCTCTGGACCTCAGTGTCACAGCCTAGAAAATGGGCAAGAGGCCTCCACTAGCCGGGGTCCTAACAGCACACCTCCTGTTCCCGCCGGGCCAGAACTTCTCTGAGGAGACGCCTGGCTGAGTGGTCCCCATGTTGGAATTGTGCGGGGGTGAAGATGGGGAGTCTAGGGACTGAGGGGAGGCTTCCTGAACCCGCCGCGCTCAGGAGCTGTGGGGAAAACCATGCTTGGCCTCGGAGAGGAGAGGAGCGTCCAGGGGGAGCCGAGCTGAATCCCGAGGGGCTGGAAATGTCTGAAGACACACCTGCTGGGGAACAGGCCCGGGCCAGCGGAGGGGAAGCCAGCAGGGGCCGAGTCTGTTTCGTGGGGGTTAAGGGACGGATTGTGAGGGCTGCCCTTTACCTCTGCTCAGAATAAAGCTGCTTTATGCCAGAAACGTGCGTTTCCGCAGCTTCACGGGAGGAGTTCAGACCTGGCTCCTTCCTCCCTCAGACCCGGGAGTCCTGGCCCCCatcaccctccctccccaggatccCGGGGTCGGGGTCGCAGCACCCCGGCCAGGAGGGAGTCAGGTGCCCAgcgctggcctccctgcctccctctctgcctctgggagaGGCTTCTAGAGCCCCGACCCCACAGGGGGACCCCTCCCTCCCCTAGGCCCTGGGCGAGCCCTGggggccccaccccagcctccgaGGCTCTCGacggccccccgccccgcccgccggcGGCACATCCCCTCCGCGGCGCATCCAGTAGCCCGCACAGGAGAGACACGCTTTTATTCTTAGGGTCACGAGTGGGGTGCCTCGGAGGCCTGATCTGGGTTGGGGCTCGGGTCGGGGTCCGGACTGGCGTCCTCGGGGTCCACGTCCCAGGGGAAGGTCGGCAGCCCCCGCATCTGCTCGCGGTAGAGGCGGTCGAAGGCTTCACTCTGCGCCACGGTGAAGTGGTTCTTCCAGTCACCGCAgacccctggaggggaggggagggaaggcggAGCTGAGGCGCATCCAGAGCGTCGTCCCCGCCCCCAAGACGCCAGCACCCTCTTTCCCACCTCCTGGCCTTTGCTAGAAGCActgtccttccccccaccccccatatcTGCATTTTGCTGATGGCTGACACGTTGTCACTGGCCACCAGTCGCCTGGCCAGACCCCTGGGCACCATTCTTGCTCCTCCCCGTCGGGCCCCCTTTGCCGTGCTCACCTCTCCAGCAgacctctccccttcccccaccaagCTCATAAATCTCTACCCAGAGCATCCGCCTCCGCATCTAGCATCCTGCCCCGGCTTTGTATCACCTCCTCTTCCACCTGTCCTTCCCTCCCTGGCTAGAACAGGGCTTCCTCGCTCCAGTGCGCCTACCGCGGCGTCCGCTGCCTCCAGTACTGCTCTGACACTGGGAGCCAGTGCCTTCCCTGCGCTTCTGGGCACCACGGATCGCGCTGACGCTTTGCCTCCCACTGCCACTGAGCAGGTGAGGGTGTGACTGCCAGCTCGATGTGCCCCTAGGCAAACACTTGGATCCCTcaagttgcttttttttaaatttatcttaaaaaaattatttaattatttttactttttttttttggtttggccATACTGTGCAgaatatgagatcttagttcccaggccaggggttgaacctgcactccctgcagcggaagtgcagaatcttaaccactggaccagaagGGAAATGCGCCCTCAAATTTCTCATCTCATGGGATAACTAGGGGCACCAGCTGTTACCTGGAATCCTGGGGCCAAAGTCATTTGGGTCACAGTGTTTTGAATTTTCGCGAATGCATACACCACATGTTACATGACACCCTTAGTGAGGTTTTGGGGGGGAGCTCCCTGTGATGGGCTGACCTCCCTGTGATGGGCTGACTAGTGGCACCCCCACCAAGATGTCTGTGACCTGACCCTTAGAACCTATGTACATGTGACTTGACATGGCAAAAGTGActttacagatgtgattaagttaaagatGTTAACATTCAGTGGCAAACATTCTtataagaggggcttcccaggtggccctagcggtaaagaacccatttgccaatgcaggaggtgtaagagacgcgggttcagtccctgggttgggaagatcccctggtccAGCATTGTCGCCTGGAgactcccaaggacagaggagcctagccggctacagtccacggaattgcaGACTCATCACGActgtagcaacttagcacacactcactcATCATTATAAGAGGGTGCGggagggtcagagtcagagaGTAGAAgatgctttgaagatggaggaagggaccaTGAGCCAGGGAATGCAGGCGGGTCTGGAAGCTGTGAAGGCAGGGAACtcattctcccctagagcctccataAAGAACATGGTTCTGACACTTTAACTTTAGCTCCGTGAggctgattttggacttctgataTCCAGAACAATAAGgcaatgaatgtgtgtgtgtgttttctttattattattattattttggctgcactgcactaTTTGgaagacctcagtttccccactctTGGGCTACGGGGTgcaaagtgctgagtcctaaccactggaccaccaggaatttcCCTGAatgtgtgctgttttaagccCCTATATGTGTGGTATTTGGTTCCAACAggaataggaaactaatacactccCACCCTCAGCGTGGCATCCAACACTTGACTATTTCTGGGGTGAACGTTAACCCTTAAGAAGGGTTCACGGAGAAGACTCCAGCCTCCGAGCGTTCAGAGCCACTCTGGCAATGCCTTCCAGCGTTTAGCATCAGTTGTATGCCAAGCTCCGTGCTaacagacccagagaggttaagtaactcgcCCATGACACACAGCCAGGCAGTGGCCTCATGGGGCTTGGAACCCCAGAGTCCCCTCACCTTTCCGGAGGAAGGCACCATGGCGCTGGTCCAGCAGGCTGTGGGGCAGCAGGGAGAAGTTGGACATGGTGTTGGCCTTCATGGCGTTGAAGGCCGAGTGTGCCACGACGGACTCCAGCGCCTCCTCGCCCAGCGGCCGGCCCAGGAACTGGCAGATGCACTTTACGGAGCTACGGAGATCCTGGGGGGCAGAGGAGGCGTCAGCGGACGTACCCAGAATCTGGATGCCTGAGTCCCCTCCCAGACCTGGAatctggcaggggtggggggggggcggctaGCGGAATTCTGCCTCTTtgcctcagcttccccacctCCAGGTGGAGGGGTTGGGCTGTGGCTCCTGGGGTTTCCTGCGGTGTGAGCTCTTGGAGGGttctgtggggggaggggaaggatggggcTGGGTTGGAGATCACAGCGGGAGGCAGGGGTCGGTCCAGCATCTCTTGCAGAGTCAACTCTCCTTCAGATTCAGAATTGGTCTGTGCCCAACCCCGCCCGGCTGCAGGTCCCAGGAGAGCCCCACCATTCACCCAGGGTCAAACTCCTGGCCGGTCctcacctccccttcctccctacCTGCTCCCCCGCTTGCCCCCGTCAGTCATCAGCCCCTGACCCTCCTGCTTCAGCTCTCTGCCACCTCCCCTCCTGTGTGTCCCCACAGCCCCTAGCCCTGGCCCGGCTTCATTCTGTCCCTGTGAACCCTCACCCCAGCCTCCACCCTGGCCTTTTCCCCAGCCTCCTTGCCTCCAGTTTCCCACACCCAGAGCTGACCCagttcctcccctcctcccagaccTCCTGTGACTCCCCAGCACCCCAATCCCCAggcctggcttttttttttttttttaatatttatttatttagctgcaccaggtcttagttggggcaagtgggatctagttccctgaccagggattgaactcaggccccctgcattgggagcatggagtcttagccactggaccatcagggacgtCCCCCTCCAGGTCTGGCTTTCAGGTCAGGCATGGTCTggtctttcatctccttcccAGCACAGTCTTCCCTGTGGGCTTTGGCATGGGGCTGTCACAAATGCCCTGCGCCACCCTTCTCTGCCTGGAAAACTTACCCCTCCAGATGCCACCCAAACATCACCTCCCACATGACTGATGGTTCAAATCACTGTggattaagcacctactgtgtacccaTCTCTGGTCCAAGACTCTCAGGTATATTTGTCCCAGTCCTCCAAATAGCTTGGCAGAGAGGTGTCATTACCCCCATCGgtaaatggaggctcagagagggaaagagacttGTCTAGGGTCACACAGCCAACAAGGAGGTCAGAGCTGAGTCCCCAAAGTTCATGACCCTCCCGTCTATCTCCCTGCCTTCCCTGACACACAGCGCCTGGCATAAGCAGCCTTGTGGTCAGCTCCACCGACCCCACGGCCCTGATTTTCCAGGTCATTCTTGGTTTCATAAGCTTTTATCCTCTTGAACCGCTGATGTGTCCCAGAAATTCTAACATGTTGGCTGTTCCTCACACCCAGGGGCAGCCCAGAAGCTCTGTCAGGCCATGTGGCCCAGTTTTTGGATCAGAGAACAAAGCCGGATGGAAAAGACAGGGGAGGAGTGATGCCAAAGTCTTTTCTGGATCTTTCTATCGAAAGAGATTTACCAGagtggaaaatataataaaataaacccaTTGGATTCACAGTGAAGAGCTGTGTGCCTCGGGCAAGTTCTCAGCTCTCTTGAGGCTATACTGCCTCAGTTTGCTCCTCCGTAAAATGGGGGCAATAATCATATTGGGGTCAGCCATTTAAATATACCatcttctggacttccctggtggcacagtggttaagaatccacctgccagtgcagaggacatggattcgatccccgatctgggaagattccacatgccttggagcgcCTACAGAGTCCACGTGCCGCAACCACTGAAGCTTGGGttcctagagcctgcgctctgcaacaagagaagcccgtgctctgcaacgaagCAGAGCCCCCACTCGCCACCAGTTGAGAAAGGTCACACACAGCAACAAGGGCCCGGAGcaaccaaaatagaaaataaaataaatataccatTTCCTGCAATTTAAGAGGCTGAAACCTCTGCTGATATGGTTTGATTAGCCAGACAGGCCCTTGCTCAGAACCCAATCACTCTTACCTTGCACACTATACTAACACTTTGCTGGTCCTTGTCAGATGGTTACAAGACGCCAATGCCAGGGATGCGGTTCTCACAGCAACCCTTGAGCCAGCATTTTccacccatttttaaaaagatgagaccTCTGAGGTTCTGAGGGATTTTAAAGAGGCTTTCAACAGCTTTTTGAACACCGAAATCCAGGCTCTTTCTGCCGTACAGTGTCGACAGAAACCAGGACACAAAAAACATATGAAACACACACATGGGATAAGAATGTGTCTGGGGCCATGGGTGAAGGAATGTTGGAAACCTCTTAGGATCCTAGTCTCTGAGAATAGAGCTCTGTTAAGAATATagaacaggggacttccctggcggtccagtggttaagactatccttccaatgcagggggtttgtgttcaatccctgattagggaactaagagcccacatgccttgaggtgccacaaaaattttttttttaatttaaaaaggaacatgGAACAGTTGGACACCTTCACTGTGGATTTGGTCCAACTAGAAGCCCAGCATCCTCCTTGCAGCCAGGCAAAGACATAGACATCCTTCATGGCCCCTTCttccaggcagccttccctgaCTGCCCCAGCCAGAAGGCCTTTCTGTCCCAGGTGCCTGCCCCAGGGACATTCCACAGGGTCCAGCCAGGCTCTCTGCCTCCAAAGACCATTTTCTTCCACTGCTTCCCTCTGCCTTTCATGTCACAGTCATCACAACCATCACTTCTTGAGGGTCAGGGTTCTGTAGCATCTCACTTAACCTATAACCGCCCTCGCTTACAGCCCACCTGTGGCTCCCACCTACTCAGAAAAAAGCCCAAGTCCTCACTCTGGGCCCCCACCCCCTCTCAGCTCTGGCCTCCTGGCTCTCTTTGGAACACTTCAAGCAGACtctcacctcagggcctttgcactggcatATTCCCTTTGCCTGAGACACATTTTCCCCAGGGAGCTCCACCCTTCTGAAAATCGCGCCCATGTGCACTAGGGATGCTCTGCTCCCCGCTTGCCTTTTCTCCTTAGCTCTGTGCCTTCTGGGAAGCGGAGCTGGCAGGTGGGCGGGCATGAGCcggggaggagggaggcggggagcgggctgagatgggggagggggagggggaggggggaggggagcgggctgaggtgggggaggggatcaCCTGCTGCATCTCCTCATAAGTGATAAACAGGAAGTTCTCTTTGCCCTTCATCCGAATCCAGCCCTTAATGTGGTCGAACCAGGAGCCGAAAGGCACTGCGAGCAGAGAGACAGGAGGGTGAGGGACGACGAGGAGCTGGGCCAGCCCCTCTGGGGCTCGGAGGAGCCCAACCAACTCCCCATGGCCCCAGGCTTGGCCCCTCAGAGCTGGAGGCCTCCCTCCAGGCCTCCCCCGCTACCTCCCCTATCCCatctctccccacttccttcttggccctcctctgtccctcctccCATCTGGGCCTCCTCGGGGCTCACCAACCCCGCCGCCCCAGTCCTCACCTTCGCCTTTGAGGAAGTTCTCCAGGAACTGGTCAGGCGTGCCGGGGTCCTTCAACTGCCTGGCGATCTTGGAGTAGTGATAGAGCGAGACCACCACGTCCCGGGGGTTCCGGCCCATGTAGATCACctgcgtgggggtggggggaagaggggagagggtgTCAACCCCTGAGGTTTCCTGCCCTCCAGCCCTCTCTCTTCAGATCTCTGCAGCAGGACAGACTCAGGGTAGACTTCTGGAGGGACTTCCCAGCTAATCGGGGTTCAGATCAGTTTGCCTTGGTCCACAGCGGGGGAGGGCACCCTCCAGCCACACGCTGGGAAAAGAGTGGGACTGTTTCGATAGCATGTGGAGGGGCAGTTTGGCTTCAAGAAATAAAGAGTAAAGGAGACAGGCATGCGGGGCAGGTGGTGGAGATCATGGTGAGGGGCGATGACCAAGAGAGAAAGGCAGCCACCCTGCTTCCGATTCCCATGGCCGaggccccagcctcccagcctccaCACGGCCCCAGAGGCTCTTTCTACACCCACACCTGACTGTGTCCTCCTCGGCCCTCCGCCCCAAGGCGGAGTCCCAGCTCCTGGGCCCGGCATTCAAGGTCCTGATGACCTGGTTCCAATCTTTGCCAGCTTGATGTTCTGCTCCTAGCCTTACTCCAGCCCTATCAGATATGTCCTCTCTAGAGACCAAGGTTACCCACGCAGGTGGTCAGTCACACCTACATGGCCAACCTCCAACAAAAACCCTGGATGGGCCAGCTGACCGTCAAGGGGACAGCGTCTACGCCGAGCAAGTCGAAGATGAATGCCAGAGGACTTGGATCTCAGCTAGAGGACAGTATTCCAGTTACTGAGCTGTCAGCAAGTGGACCTTTTGAAAGTCATGATcttctttgaaaacatttctcTTGTGTGAAAAATGAACTTCTGCCCAGTCATCCTCTtgaattatcagaaaaaaattaccaGCTCAGCCAAGATAAGATGAACTTCTCCACACCGAGAAACATCCGGGGTCTTTTTGCACCACTAAAACTGCAGGTGAAATTCAAGGCAGTGCAGCAGcatcttccatttcttccaagctcAAACCTTTCACTGGATATTTTGAGGGGGAACGATGAGACTACTGGATTTGAAGATATTCTTAATGACCCATCACAAAGTGAGCTAATGGGAGAACTACATTTGATGGTTGAGTATCAACTTGGCTTACTATAATGCTGTGTGCTGTTCATGGAAGTAGAGGGGCTGCATCTTGTTTAtagttgtctttttcttataatttgaTGTGCACAACATTAAAAGTACTGACACATGAGAATTGTTGCCTAAATACCTGtgatcatttgaaattatttgggTCATTGCTTTATGTGATAATTGAGAGTACTCAAGGGAATtggttttaaaacttatttatatgAAAGCAACAGCTTTCtaggtctttaaaaaaatgttactaaTTAATAGTATAAAACTATGCACAGGTTACAAATCAGCCTATTTTCTAGTTATTCCAGAAATTTAACTTTGAGTAGTTTTGAGCCTGCAGCTTTTATAGTAGCATCTTTCAGAATAAACATCCATAATTGATTTCAGTGGCAACATTTCAAAGTAAGGACagacaccagcccaggttggatgcatgagacaagtgctcgggcctggtgcactgggaagacccagagggatcgggtggagagggaggtaggaggggggattgggatggggaatacatgtatatccatggctgattcatgtcaatgtatgacaaaaaccactacaatattgtaaagtaattagcctccaactaataaaagataaaaatctaaaaaaaaaaaaaagtaaaaaaaaaaccaacaaagtaAGGACAGAACAAGACTATTAGATTTTACCTTGTTTCAGTATAGTCCATTAATACACATAAGAATAACACTGGCTTTGTTGATACTACTTAAGAATTATAGCTATATTCTTTGATTCTTTCAGGTTTTTTGATTTTGATCTTATCTTTAAACTGAAAAACAACCAGGAGATGTCAGTTTTAAACTATAGTACTGCAGAGATTTATGTATCACAagctacttaaatttaaaaacatagaacAT encodes:
- the SULT2B1 gene encoding sulfotransferase 2B1 is translated as MRPLPLGVEVGTWRSPGGRRHRCTHLVPVPSAPSASSSPQPRPPAMGEPAEPGNQAEWEPYEENISAISQNLPGEYFRYKGILFPVGLYSPESISMVENAEVQDDDIFIVTYPKSGTNWMIEILSLILKDGDPSWVHSVPIWKRSPWCEAIIGAFSLPSLPSPRLMSSHLPIQLFAKAFFNSKAKVIYMGRNPRDVVVSLYHYSKIARQLKDPGTPDQFLENFLKGEVPFGSWFDHIKGWIRMKGKENFLFITYEEMQQDLRSSVKCICQFLGRPLGEEALESVVAHSAFNAMKANTMSNFSLLPHSLLDQRHGAFLRKGVCGDWKNHFTVAQSEAFDRLYREQMRGLPTFPWDVDPEDASPDPDPSPNPDQASEAPHS